CAGTTTCTTCTATTGGTAAAGACGACAAATCTGGTATCGAAATGGCGAAACTTGTTGGTATTGAAGCAGCTAAAGCAGCTACTTCTAAGAACATCACTAACGTGGTTTTCGATAGAAACGGATATCTATACCATGGCCGTGTTAAATCTCTAGCTGAAGGCGCTCGTGAGGGCGGCCTCAATTTCTAAGGAGTGATCTGTGGAGAAAGTTCAAGCTCAAGCAGCTGAATTAGAAGAGCGTGTAGTTGCGATCAACCGCGTAACGAAAGTTGTTAAGGGTGGTCGTCGCTTTTCTTTCGCAGCTCTAGTAGTTGTTGGAAATAAGGCTGGTGACGTAGGTTTTGGCTCTGGTAAAGCAGGCGAAGTTCCTGAGGCTATCGGTAAAGCTAGCAGATCTGCAAAGAAATCTGCTAAATCCGTAGCTCTTAAAGACGGTCGCACTATTCCTCACGAAGTAATCGGTAAATTTGGCGCTGCAAAAGTCATCATGAGACCTGCTGCTCCTGGTACTGGTGTTATCGCCGGTGGTGCGGTTCGTGCGGTTCTAGAGTCTGTTGGCGTAAAAGACATTCTTACTAAATGTGTT
This is a stretch of genomic DNA from Bdellovibrio reynosensis. It encodes these proteins:
- the rplR gene encoding 50S ribosomal protein L18, which produces MKLKFSKHTSDRKVNRLKKKIRIRKTVNGTAERPRLCVFRSGKHMYAQIINDVEGTTLVAVSSIGKDDKSGIEMAKLVGIEAAKAATSKNITNVVFDRNGYLYHGRVKSLAEGAREGGLNF
- the rpsE gene encoding 30S ribosomal protein S5, which encodes MEKVQAQAAELEERVVAINRVTKVVKGGRRFSFAALVVVGNKAGDVGFGSGKAGEVPEAIGKASRSAKKSAKSVALKDGRTIPHEVIGKFGAAKVIMRPAAPGTGVIAGGAVRAVLESVGVKDILTKCVGTRNPHNAVRATIDGLKQLKQQL